In one Nicotiana sylvestris chromosome 8, ASM39365v2, whole genome shotgun sequence genomic region, the following are encoded:
- the LOC104248861 gene encoding uncharacterized protein yields the protein MPPLLSAHNFCVSPAEIVYALEKLGMKVKWPPKMRFDPSTIKFDALYEFHQERGHKIEDCIALRQEVANMLRQGHLKELPSDKGRNNFGRGREHQDPLKPPSPARTINMIISARSDASINCIKYTTTHKLKQSITHKRYDGLEESIIFDESDTDGLNFPHNDALAITLCILDIDVKRIMVDNGSEACIIHP from the coding sequence ATGCCTCCCTTATTATCTGCTCACAACTTTTGTGTATCACCTGCAGAAATAGTCTATGCCCTGGAGAAACTCGGAATGAAGGTGAAGTGGCCGCCAAAGATGAGGTTCGATCCAAGCACCATAAAGTTCGATGCACTTTACGAGTTCCACCAGGAGCGAGGACACAAAATAGAAGATTGCATTGCCCTTAGGCAAGAAGTTGCAAACATGTTGCGGCAAGGACATCTCAAAGAGCTGCCGAGCGACAAGGGGAGAAATAACTTCGGTAGAGGACGTGAACACCAAGACCCGCTGAAGCCTCCGTCACCAGCTCGTACTATCAACATGATCATCAGTGCCCGCAGTGACGCCTCCATCAACTGCATTAAATACACCACCACTCACAAACTCAAACAATCTATCACGCACAAACGGTATGACGGACttgaagaaagtatcatcttcgacgAGTCAGATACCGACGGTTTGAATTTCCCTCATAATGATGCTCTCGCCATTACTTTGTGCATTTTAGATATTGACGTCAAACGTATCATGGTAGACAATGGAAGTGAAGCGTGCATTATCCATCCTTGA